From the genome of Parasteatoda tepidariorum isolate YZ-2023 chromosome X1, CAS_Ptep_4.0, whole genome shotgun sequence, one region includes:
- the LOC139427008 gene encoding uncharacterized protein translates to MNTGGGAQSAAKAGSEEADVQQIESQFTLAGVTSESTKFHHVVPALQPEELAIISDIVISPPVYEPFTAFKKRLCAQYAESEAQRLKDLISGMQLGDRRPSGQLLEMRNKAGARINDELLKFLFLQGLPTNVQRILAISNDNLDKLAEMAGGIMATTTNAQSVSVVAGSTDQTDLRF, encoded by the exons ATGAATACTGGCGGAGGAGCACAATCGGCGGCCAAGGCAGGGAGTGAAGAGGCTGATGTCCA ACAAATTGAAAGTCAGTTCACTCTTGCTGGAGTAACTTCAGAGTCAACGAAATTTCACCACGTAGTTCCTGCTCTACAACCGGAGGAACTGGCGATTATCAGCGATATTGTTATAAGTCCACCTGTGTATGAGCCTTTCACCGCATTTAAAAAGAGATTGTGCGCTCAATATGCTGAATCTGAAGCTCAACGCTTAAAGGATTTGATTTCGGGGATGCAACTTGGCGACCGCCGTCCTTCAGGACAGCTTCTGGAAATGCGGAATAAAGCCGGCGCGAGAATTAACGATGagcttcttaaatttttatttttgcagggGTTgcctactaatgttcaacggaTTTTGGCGATTTCCAACGATAACCTGGACAAGCTGGCGGAGATGGCGGGTGGTATTATGGCTACGACAACTAACGCACAGTCAGTAAGCGTAGTTGCTGGTTCGACGGATCAGACGGATTTACGGTTTTAA